The following coding sequences lie in one Massilia sp. KIM genomic window:
- a CDS encoding GH36-type glycosyl hydrolase domain-containing protein yields MKPETDPMADRPPAPHGAAQADTLATDAAPLRAAPLSSAQLAVHGRQLAARHRLAGRAPAADLLSLLDANAAAIAAACDVLDRAARAGFALPPCAAHLLEHYHLVDAQVRLARGELLHAVRALPRLAPGGEARAWSLVLEAVAHGDGRVEPDQLARFLAAYQEGLPLALAELDALPALLRVALIDNLRRLAARAARACQEREAAAGWAVRMVDTAEQRPGDLVLLVADMARSRQPLGSSFVAELARRLHGQGTALARSLDWIGARLADAGSSIAQQMQLERSEEADDAVSAANSLASLRLACGIDWRAFGEGIGAVEQVLRTDPDGSYGRMDGPTRDLYRQAVERLALATGQGEAEVAEAALALAGVHRDTGEGGLDRRLRHVGYYLAGPGRAQLEERLRGATGGPGWLRRLRHLRRQALTTRIGASAALGLLFALALALHARQDGAGPLLPLLVALLALPGASQLARALVRMMSGWLAPPAPTPRMDFGAGLPREAQTVVAVSCQLGGGASLAALCRELEMRHLANRDPRLRFCLLADLPDAGAEELPGDAALLAEAQAAIEALNAKHRLEQVEETVDEHGEPDAHTVMIEPFLLLVRRRTWSAGEQAWIGRERRRGQIEDLNAFLCGGAREQPGEHPGASFLLAAGGLRALAELRYVIAIEAGAMLGLDAARRLVAAMAHPLNQPLVAPDGRVVEGHGMLRPQVCAALPGAGATRYERLWSDGAGSWAEQGAGCGAAGDGGVGWAAIYEVDAWRRAMAADGQDEGRFLPGLPEEDRLRAGFVHDVRVEAGHPGTPGEHVLRRHRAVRAHWQLARRLVGAAARWRLFDRRRASLAEPAMLALLILCWSTLAGPVFWSLATLSVYFLPALAGSLVALADRPFDAPWRQHLESWARGARVPLVRAALATAFLPHAAWSQLDAVCRALWRRRVSRRRLLEWRPPYLARSSAAIVDCWRGMWFAPALAVATALLLTFANPYALFSAAPLLLVWFLSPVLAWWTSQPARQRAPRWSGAESAWLAAMARRSWSYFEEHPGAKALPPEAVLEHPQPAVDARVSPAGIGLSLLAALAAHDFGFLAGGALLARARATLSSVELLESWRGHLFQWYDGDTLAPLEPAFVSTADSGSLALALRLLAAGLDELPEQAVAGSRQLDGIRATLRVLEDSAPPQLRELVAPVSRCLEPARCRAVDTLPGLADCLRAVAQEAGALAAGLPQDADPQLSAWARRLAAQCEAQLDELFALAPWMRAAQEYVIGADLTRIPTLRELAALAPPAGAGEGLARLVEQGRDCARARLAQASELAAQARELARMDFRALLDGATGLLAAGFHVREDRIDGDGCDLLASEARVASYLAVAGGQLGQEHWWSLGRPVRIEDAGALLLSRCGALSDYLGPQVLMPSWRDTLLDGAGRAAVRAQALHARARDLAWGYAESGCNAVDAAARYRFGRFGLPACALQRRSPDDLVAAPHAAMLALPLAPALALANLGRMAEQGALGEHGYYEAIDYAPARLPQGERRVVVRAWVARHQAQGLLALAQVLHEAPMQRRFLADTELAAALGLLQEALPASGAALPAHYGAGVEQEDAPAARAYARVIAPANAQEPGALPEVQLLSNGRLHAVVASDGGGSARWDQRLLTRAGGSPMVCYVRDADSGALWSNTLTPTLAQPERHEVVLAEGRASFRRHEHGIDMLTDVVVAPDDDVELRRIRIANRSAAPRTLELTSYVELDAPPVEPGRRGGVNAAFEDGALLCNTGPEAPVLLHQMTLRGQPGAPSVETCRARFVGRGADLRLPQAVVRGGALAGADTEPAQPVLAMRHTLVLAPGQEATVDLLLGAAGSLGVARELARRYRSGALVDHAIEAAWTQGQAFLRRMELGEADAQLYTRLAGCVLAPVPALRADAALIARNVLGRADLAPYGVSGALPVVLLQVGQGPDTGLVRQALQAHAYWRSRGLAVDLLVLCDSQAAREQAMHLAAPLLDPNSFEQPGGVHVHLLHALPQEDRILLRSIARVLLSDERGGLHDQLRRAARPRAVLPPAFAPAADAPAWTVQAPPLEAPELRQDNGIGGYTLDGKEYVIRCGAGAPAPAAPWPNLLANPEFGSVVSERGHASSWSGHHGARVTAGGEDELAPRSGEAFYLRDEDSGVFWSPTPWPAASGAPYLTRHGFGYSVFEHLAHGIRSELRCFVAQDAPLKYSVLRLRNDSSAPRRLSVTGYAEWLLDDPQAPPGLQVVTGIDLASGALFARNAFGAGFHDKVGFFHLDAVQVAASADRMEFLGPQGCMAQPAAMARAGLSGSVGAGLDPCAALQAQVLLPPGEELELVFVLGVAGPGSLDASRVVQRHGGAAAAAAAWEQLRAWWDATLGCVELRSPDPALDLLVNGWLPYQSIAAAMGERSPALRLQASLAALHARPELVREQLLRAAQDFAQAGTGDGAPYVADYLWLPFVLARYLAATGDHALLGESPAGREDLYQHCVHGLRGCLRFGERGLPLAGARLHGEAQGPGSRSESVQLAFFMGLVLQRFAEVAERRGDFGFATTCSGAALALAAQAEEHGWDGEWYRWAYLDDGGALGSQASGACRLDLATQAWALLAGAARGEAAMRAAALRLDGEAAARSEPPADGQWAPGLDACPGQEHRATAWAAMALARLDEGARAWQLARLLDPAARSANPDACARYAAPPYFLTDGLRTIAPNAGRAFGGCYTVAPAWTWLLVVEALLGLERQGQRLLLAPCAPPGEGELVLRYRYRRTIYEISVRAGAGGQGLTLDGVPLAEPGIVLADDARLHRVQLRA; encoded by the coding sequence TTGAAACCTGAAACCGATCCGATGGCCGACCGGCCGCCCGCGCCGCATGGCGCTGCGCAGGCCGACACGCTGGCCACCGATGCTGCGCCCTTGCGCGCCGCGCCGCTCAGCAGCGCCCAGCTCGCGGTCCACGGCCGCCAGCTCGCCGCGCGCCATCGCCTGGCCGGCCGTGCGCCGGCCGCCGATCTCCTGTCCCTGCTGGACGCCAATGCGGCCGCCATCGCCGCCGCCTGCGACGTCCTCGACCGTGCGGCGCGCGCCGGCTTCGCGCTGCCTCCCTGCGCCGCCCACCTGCTCGAACACTACCACCTGGTCGACGCCCAGGTGCGCCTGGCGCGTGGCGAGCTGCTGCACGCGGTGCGCGCGCTGCCGCGTCTCGCGCCCGGGGGCGAGGCCCGCGCCTGGAGCCTGGTGCTGGAGGCCGTGGCCCACGGCGACGGCCGGGTGGAGCCGGACCAGCTGGCGCGCTTCCTCGCGGCCTACCAGGAAGGCCTGCCGCTGGCGCTGGCCGAACTGGATGCGCTGCCGGCCCTGCTGCGGGTGGCCCTGATCGACAACCTGCGGCGCCTGGCCGCGCGCGCGGCGCGCGCCTGCCAGGAGCGCGAAGCGGCGGCCGGCTGGGCCGTACGCATGGTCGACACCGCCGAACAGCGCCCGGGCGACCTGGTCCTGCTGGTGGCCGACATGGCGCGCAGCCGCCAGCCGCTCGGCAGCAGTTTCGTGGCCGAGCTGGCGCGCCGCCTGCACGGACAGGGGACGGCGCTGGCCCGCTCGCTGGACTGGATCGGCGCCCGCCTGGCGGACGCCGGCTCCTCGATCGCCCAGCAGATGCAGCTCGAACGCAGCGAAGAGGCGGACGACGCGGTGTCGGCCGCCAACAGCCTGGCCAGCCTGCGCCTGGCGTGTGGCATCGACTGGCGCGCCTTCGGCGAAGGCATCGGCGCGGTCGAGCAGGTGCTGCGCACGGACCCGGACGGCAGCTATGGCCGCATGGATGGCCCCACCCGCGACCTGTACCGGCAGGCGGTGGAGCGGCTGGCGCTGGCGACCGGGCAGGGTGAGGCGGAGGTGGCCGAGGCGGCGCTGGCGCTGGCCGGCGTGCACCGCGACACCGGCGAGGGCGGCCTGGACCGGCGCCTGCGCCACGTCGGCTACTACCTGGCGGGGCCGGGCCGGGCCCAGCTCGAGGAGCGCCTGCGCGGCGCCACGGGTGGCCCGGGCTGGCTGCGCCGCTTGCGCCACCTGCGCCGCCAGGCTCTGACGACCCGCATCGGGGCCAGCGCCGCGCTCGGCCTGCTGTTCGCGCTGGCGCTGGCGCTGCACGCGCGCCAGGACGGGGCCGGGCCGCTGCTGCCGCTGCTGGTCGCACTGCTGGCCTTGCCGGGCGCGAGCCAGCTGGCGCGCGCGCTGGTGCGCATGATGTCGGGCTGGCTGGCGCCGCCCGCGCCGACCCCGCGCATGGACTTCGGCGCGGGGTTGCCCAGGGAGGCCCAGACCGTGGTCGCCGTGTCCTGCCAGCTGGGCGGGGGCGCGTCTCTGGCCGCGCTGTGCCGCGAGCTCGAAATGCGCCACCTGGCCAACCGCGACCCGCGCCTGCGTTTCTGCCTGCTGGCCGACCTGCCGGACGCCGGCGCCGAGGAGCTGCCCGGCGACGCCGCCCTCCTGGCCGAGGCGCAGGCGGCGATCGAGGCCCTGAATGCCAAGCACCGCCTGGAGCAGGTCGAGGAGACCGTCGACGAGCACGGCGAGCCGGACGCGCACACGGTCATGATCGAGCCCTTCCTGCTGCTGGTGCGCCGGCGCACCTGGAGCGCCGGAGAGCAGGCCTGGATCGGCCGCGAGCGCCGCCGCGGCCAGATCGAGGACTTGAACGCCTTCCTGTGCGGCGGCGCGCGCGAGCAGCCTGGCGAGCACCCTGGCGCAAGCTTCCTCCTGGCGGCGGGCGGCCTGCGCGCGCTGGCCGAGCTGCGCTACGTGATCGCCATCGAAGCCGGCGCCATGCTGGGGCTGGACGCCGCGCGCCGCCTGGTCGCCGCCATGGCCCACCCGCTCAACCAACCCCTGGTCGCGCCGGATGGCCGGGTCGTCGAGGGTCACGGCATGTTGCGCCCGCAGGTATGCGCGGCGCTGCCGGGCGCCGGCGCTACCCGCTACGAACGCCTGTGGTCGGACGGCGCCGGCTCGTGGGCCGAGCAGGGCGCCGGTTGCGGCGCGGCCGGCGACGGCGGCGTCGGCTGGGCCGCCATCTACGAGGTCGACGCCTGGCGGCGCGCGATGGCGGCCGATGGCCAGGACGAGGGCCGCTTCCTGCCCGGCCTGCCCGAGGAAGACCGCCTGCGCGCCGGCTTCGTGCACGACGTGCGCGTGGAAGCCGGCCACCCCGGCACGCCCGGCGAACACGTGCTGCGCCGCCACCGCGCGGTGCGCGCCCACTGGCAACTCGCGCGCCGCCTGGTCGGCGCGGCGGCGCGCTGGCGCCTGTTCGACCGGCGCCGCGCCAGCCTGGCCGAGCCGGCCATGCTGGCCCTGCTCATCCTGTGCTGGAGCACGCTGGCCGGGCCGGTGTTCTGGAGCCTGGCGACGCTCTCGGTCTACTTCCTGCCGGCGCTGGCCGGCAGCCTGGTCGCGCTGGCCGACCGTCCCTTCGACGCGCCCTGGCGCCAGCACCTGGAAAGCTGGGCGCGCGGCGCGCGCGTGCCGCTGGTGCGCGCGGCGCTGGCCACCGCCTTCCTGCCGCATGCGGCCTGGAGCCAGCTCGACGCCGTCTGCCGCGCGCTGTGGCGGCGCCGGGTCTCGCGCCGCCGCCTGCTGGAGTGGCGCCCGCCGTACCTGGCGCGCTCCAGCGCCGCCATCGTCGACTGCTGGCGCGGCATGTGGTTCGCGCCGGCGCTGGCGGTGGCCACGGCGCTGCTGCTCACCTTTGCCAATCCCTATGCCCTGTTCTCGGCCGCGCCGCTGCTGCTGGTGTGGTTCCTGTCACCGGTGCTGGCCTGGTGGACCAGCCAGCCGGCGCGCCAGCGCGCGCCGCGCTGGTCCGGCGCCGAAAGCGCCTGGCTGGCCGCGATGGCGCGCCGCAGCTGGAGCTATTTCGAGGAGCATCCGGGCGCCAAGGCGCTGCCGCCGGAAGCGGTGCTCGAGCATCCGCAGCCGGCGGTCGACGCGCGCGTCTCGCCGGCCGGCATCGGCTTGTCGCTGCTGGCCGCGCTGGCCGCGCACGACTTCGGCTTCCTGGCGGGCGGCGCGCTGCTGGCGCGCGCCCGCGCCACGCTGTCGTCGGTGGAGCTGCTGGAAAGCTGGCGCGGCCACCTGTTCCAGTGGTACGACGGCGATACCCTGGCGCCGCTCGAGCCGGCCTTCGTCTCGACCGCCGACAGCGGCAGCCTGGCGCTGGCGCTGCGCCTGCTGGCCGCCGGCCTGGACGAGCTGCCCGAGCAGGCGGTGGCAGGGAGCCGCCAGCTGGACGGCATCCGCGCCACCCTGCGCGTGCTCGAGGACAGCGCGCCGCCGCAGTTGCGCGAGCTGGTGGCCCCGGTGTCGCGCTGCCTGGAGCCGGCGCGCTGCCGCGCAGTCGACACCTTGCCGGGACTGGCAGACTGCCTGCGCGCCGTCGCCCAGGAGGCGGGCGCGCTGGCGGCCGGCCTGCCGCAGGACGCCGATCCGCAGCTGAGCGCCTGGGCGCGGCGCCTGGCCGCGCAGTGCGAAGCCCAGCTCGACGAGCTGTTCGCCCTCGCGCCCTGGATGCGCGCGGCCCAAGAGTACGTGATCGGGGCCGACCTGACCCGCATCCCGACCCTGCGCGAGCTGGCGGCGCTGGCGCCGCCCGCCGGCGCCGGCGAGGGCCTGGCGCGGCTGGTGGAGCAGGGCCGCGACTGCGCCCGCGCGCGCCTTGCGCAGGCGAGCGAGCTGGCCGCGCAGGCGCGCGAACTGGCGCGCATGGACTTCCGCGCCCTGCTCGACGGCGCCACCGGCCTGCTGGCGGCCGGCTTCCACGTGCGCGAGGACCGCATCGACGGCGACGGCTGCGACCTGCTGGCGTCCGAGGCGCGCGTGGCCAGCTACCTCGCGGTGGCCGGCGGCCAGCTGGGCCAGGAACACTGGTGGTCGCTCGGACGCCCGGTGCGCATCGAGGACGCCGGCGCGCTCCTGCTGTCGCGCTGCGGGGCCTTGTCGGACTACCTCGGCCCCCAGGTATTGATGCCGTCCTGGCGCGACACCCTGCTCGACGGCGCCGGCCGCGCCGCCGTGCGCGCCCAGGCCCTGCATGCGCGTGCGCGCGACCTGGCCTGGGGCTATGCCGAATCCGGCTGCAACGCGGTCGACGCCGCGGCGCGCTACCGCTTCGGGCGCTTCGGCCTGCCGGCCTGCGCGCTGCAGCGGCGCTCGCCCGACGACCTGGTGGCCGCGCCCCATGCCGCCATGCTGGCCCTGCCGCTGGCCCCCGCGCTGGCGCTGGCCAATCTCGGGCGCATGGCGGAGCAGGGCGCGCTGGGCGAACACGGTTACTACGAGGCGATCGACTACGCGCCGGCGCGCCTGCCGCAGGGCGAACGCCGGGTGGTGGTGCGGGCCTGGGTGGCGCGCCACCAGGCCCAGGGCCTGCTGGCCCTGGCCCAGGTGCTGCACGAGGCCCCCATGCAGCGCCGCTTCCTGGCCGATACCGAGCTCGCCGCCGCGCTCGGCCTGCTGCAGGAAGCCCTGCCGGCTTCCGGCGCCGCGTTGCCGGCGCATTACGGCGCGGGCGTGGAGCAGGAGGACGCGCCGGCGGCGCGCGCCTACGCCCGCGTGATCGCGCCGGCAAATGCCCAGGAACCCGGCGCCCTGCCCGAAGTCCAGCTGCTGTCCAACGGCCGCCTGCACGCCGTGGTGGCCAGCGACGGCGGCGGGAGCGCGCGCTGGGACCAGCGCCTGCTCACCCGTGCGGGAGGCAGCCCGATGGTCTGCTACGTGCGCGACGCCGACAGCGGCGCGCTGTGGTCGAATACCTTGACGCCGACCCTGGCCCAGCCCGAGCGCCACGAGGTGGTGCTGGCGGAAGGCCGCGCCAGTTTCCGCCGCCACGAGCACGGCATCGACATGCTGACCGACGTGGTGGTGGCCCCGGACGACGACGTCGAACTGCGCCGCATCCGCATCGCCAACCGCAGCGCGGCGCCGCGCACCCTGGAGCTGACCAGCTACGTCGAGCTGGATGCGCCGCCGGTGGAACCGGGCCGGCGCGGCGGCGTCAACGCCGCCTTCGAGGATGGCGCGCTGCTCTGCAATACCGGGCCGGAGGCGCCAGTGCTGCTGCACCAGATGACCCTGCGCGGCCAGCCCGGCGCGCCGAGCGTCGAGACCTGCCGCGCGCGCTTCGTCGGCCGCGGCGCCGACCTGCGCCTGCCCCAGGCCGTGGTGCGCGGCGGCGCGCTGGCGGGCGCGGATACCGAACCGGCCCAGCCGGTGCTGGCGATGCGCCACACCCTGGTGCTCGCGCCCGGCCAGGAAGCGACGGTCGACCTGCTGCTGGGCGCTGCCGGCAGCCTGGGCGTGGCCCGCGAGCTGGCCCGGCGCTACCGGTCGGGCGCCCTGGTCGACCACGCCATCGAGGCCGCCTGGACCCAGGGCCAGGCCTTCCTGCGCCGCATGGAACTGGGCGAAGCGGACGCCCAGCTGTATACGCGCCTGGCCGGCTGCGTCCTGGCGCCGGTGCCGGCCCTGCGCGCCGACGCCGCCCTGATCGCCCGCAACGTGCTCGGACGCGCCGACCTCGCGCCCTACGGGGTGAGCGGCGCGCTGCCGGTGGTGCTGCTGCAGGTGGGCCAGGGCCCGGACACCGGCCTGGTGCGCCAGGCCCTGCAGGCGCACGCCTACTGGCGCAGCCGCGGCCTGGCGGTCGACCTGCTGGTGCTGTGCGACAGCCAGGCGGCGCGCGAGCAGGCCATGCACCTGGCCGCCCCGCTGCTCGATCCGAACAGCTTCGAGCAGCCGGGCGGCGTGCACGTGCACCTGCTGCACGCCCTGCCGCAGGAGGACCGCATCCTGCTGCGCTCGATCGCCCGGGTGCTGCTCTCGGACGAGCGCGGCGGCCTGCACGACCAGCTGCGCCGCGCCGCGCGCCCGCGCGCCGTCCTGCCGCCGGCCTTCGCTCCCGCCGCCGACGCCCCCGCCTGGACGGTTCAGGCGCCGCCCCTGGAGGCGCCCGAACTGCGCCAGGACAACGGCATCGGCGGCTATACCCTCGACGGCAAGGAGTACGTGATCCGCTGCGGCGCGGGTGCGCCGGCGCCGGCCGCGCCCTGGCCCAACCTGCTCGCCAACCCGGAGTTCGGCAGCGTGGTCTCGGAGCGCGGCCATGCCTCGAGCTGGAGCGGCCACCACGGCGCGCGCGTCACCGCCGGCGGCGAGGACGAGCTGGCCCCGCGGTCGGGCGAAGCCTTCTACCTGCGCGACGAGGACAGCGGCGTGTTCTGGTCGCCCACGCCCTGGCCGGCGGCCTCCGGCGCGCCTTACCTGACCCGCCACGGCTTCGGCTACAGCGTGTTCGAGCACCTGGCCCACGGCATCCGGTCCGAGCTGCGCTGCTTCGTGGCCCAGGATGCGCCGCTCAAGTATTCGGTGCTCAGGCTGCGCAACGACAGCAGCGCGCCGCGCCGCCTGTCGGTCACCGGCTATGCCGAGTGGCTGCTGGACGACCCGCAGGCGCCGCCCGGCCTGCAGGTGGTGACCGGGATCGACCTGGCCAGCGGCGCCCTGTTCGCGCGCAATGCCTTCGGCGCCGGTTTCCACGACAAGGTCGGCTTCTTCCACCTCGATGCGGTACAGGTGGCGGCCAGCGCCGACCGCATGGAATTCCTGGGGCCGCAAGGCTGCATGGCGCAGCCCGCCGCGATGGCGCGCGCCGGCCTGTCCGGCAGCGTCGGCGCGGGGCTCGACCCCTGCGCGGCGCTGCAGGCCCAGGTCCTGCTCCCGCCGGGCGAGGAGCTGGAACTGGTGTTCGTGCTGGGCGTTGCCGGCCCGGGCAGCCTGGACGCCAGCCGCGTGGTGCAGCGCCACGGCGGCGCCGCGGCCGCGGCGGCGGCCTGGGAACAGCTGCGCGCCTGGTGGGACGCGACCCTGGGCTGCGTCGAGCTGCGCTCGCCGGATCCCGCGCTCGACCTGCTGGTGAACGGCTGGCTGCCTTATCAGAGCATCGCGGCGGCGATGGGTGAGCGCTCGCCGGCGCTGCGTCTGCAGGCCAGCCTCGCGGCCCTGCACGCGCGTCCCGAGCTGGTGCGCGAGCAGCTGCTGCGCGCGGCGCAGGACTTCGCGCAGGCCGGGACCGGTGATGGAGCGCCATATGTGGCCGACTACCTGTGGCTGCCCTTCGTGCTGGCGCGCTACCTGGCCGCGACCGGCGACCATGCGCTGCTGGGCGAATCGCCGGCGGGCCGCGAGGACTTGTACCAGCACTGCGTGCACGGCCTGCGCGGCTGCCTGCGCTTCGGCGAGCGCGGCCTGCCGCTGGCCGGCGCCCGCCTGCACGGGGAGGCGCAGGGCCCGGGCAGCCGCAGCGAGAGCGTGCAGCTGGCCTTCTTCATGGGCCTGGTGCTGCAGCGCTTCGCCGAGGTCGCCGAGCGGCGCGGCGATTTCGGCTTCGCCACCACCTGCAGCGGCGCGGCTCTGGCGCTGGCGGCCCAGGCCGAGGAGCACGGCTGGGATGGCGAGTGGTACCGCTGGGCCTATCTCGACGATGGCGGCGCCCTCGGCAGCCAGGCGAGCGGCGCCTGCCGCCTCGACCTGGCGACCCAGGCCTGGGCGCTGCTGGCGGGCGCGGCGCGCGGCGAAGCGGCGATGCGCGCGGCCGCCCTGAGGCTGGACGGCGAGGCCGCGGCGCGCAGCGAGCCGCCGGCCGACGGGCAGTGGGCGCCGGGACTGGACGCCTGTCCCGGCCAGGAGCACCGCGCCACCGCCTGGGCGGCCATGGCCCTGGCGCGGCTGGACGAGGGCGCGCGCGCCTGGCAGCTGGCCCGCTTGCTCGATCCGGCCGCGCGCAGCGCCAACCCGGACGCCTGCGCCCGCTACGCGGCGCCGCCTTACTTCCTGACCGATGGCCTGCGCACGATAGCCCCGAATGCAGGGCGCGCGTTCGGCGGCTGCTACACTGTGGCCCCGGCCTGGACCTGGCTGCTGGTGGTCGAAGCGCTGCTGGGCCTGGAGCGTCAGGGGCAGCGCCTGCTGCTGGCGCCCTGCGCGCCGCCGGGCGAGGGTGAACTGG
- a CDS encoding aminotransferase class V-fold PLP-dependent enzyme, whose translation MEIYLDSNATSPVLPAALDAAMAAMRDCYGNPSSSHAAGLRARAVREAARAAARRVIGAPRGRVMFNSGATEGIQTAVLSALCAVRECRERGEACGDLLLYGATEHKAVPESLAHWNRVLGAGLELRALPVDADGRHRLEVLRELAPRAALVCTMAANNETGVVSDLEGIAAALEHSPALWMVDCVQALGKLPLALGATRIDYAPFSGHKLYAPKGVGLLYVREGAPFTPLMCGGGQEEGQRSGTENMAGIAAFGAVLEALERGDTFRGHAQLAACRARLVAALRQAFPGIVFNAPLEQALPTTLNFSVPGASSADLLEIFDAAGVRVSAGSACSAAKAVSSYVLDAMGLDPARSASALRMSFGPLVEDATIDAACERIMRCGRALRLPQLSPSPLLKDHEQGMLQLDAEGQTGWLLFDAGARACVAIDPPAALAPRIAAMLEAGGYRLRAALHTGTDSAGAAALCALAGGAPGWPADCPELNLGAGVLARVELGGASNYLYVPAAGDARYVFGGALGLAAAPLADALLCGSETERAVAAAAAPQDETGMELDAGAALRLLEQHPDAIVVDVRDLREHGAGEARLHGRAAHNVPLARLAEHAPHFIAQDGRPLLFVCRSGARSLRAARTLRRLGHAHTWCLAGGLALAH comes from the coding sequence ATGGAAATTTACCTTGACTCGAACGCAACATCGCCCGTGCTGCCGGCCGCGCTGGACGCCGCCATGGCCGCCATGCGCGACTGCTACGGCAACCCGAGCAGCAGCCATGCCGCCGGCCTGCGCGCGCGGGCCGTGCGCGAGGCGGCGCGCGCCGCGGCCCGGCGGGTGATCGGCGCGCCGCGGGGCAGGGTGATGTTCAACAGCGGCGCCACCGAAGGCATCCAGACCGCGGTGCTGTCGGCCCTGTGCGCGGTGCGCGAGTGCCGCGAGCGTGGCGAGGCCTGCGGCGATCTGCTGCTGTACGGCGCCACCGAGCACAAGGCGGTGCCGGAGAGCCTGGCGCACTGGAACAGGGTGCTGGGCGCCGGACTGGAACTGCGCGCGCTGCCGGTCGACGCGGACGGCCGCCATCGGCTCGAAGTGCTGCGCGAGCTCGCGCCGCGCGCCGCCCTGGTCTGCACCATGGCGGCCAACAACGAGACCGGGGTGGTGTCGGACCTGGAGGGCATCGCCGCCGCGCTGGAACACAGCCCGGCGCTGTGGATGGTCGACTGCGTGCAGGCGCTGGGCAAGCTGCCGCTGGCGCTTGGCGCGACCCGCATCGACTACGCGCCGTTCTCGGGTCACAAGCTGTACGCCCCCAAGGGCGTCGGCCTGCTCTACGTGCGCGAAGGCGCGCCCTTCACGCCCCTGATGTGCGGCGGCGGCCAGGAAGAGGGCCAGCGCTCCGGCACCGAGAACATGGCCGGCATCGCCGCCTTCGGCGCGGTGCTGGAAGCGCTCGAGCGCGGCGACACCTTCCGCGGCCACGCGCAATTGGCGGCCTGCCGCGCGCGCCTGGTGGCGGCCCTGCGCCAGGCCTTCCCCGGCATCGTCTTCAACGCGCCGCTGGAGCAGGCGCTGCCGACCACGCTCAATTTCTCGGTGCCGGGCGCCTCCAGCGCCGACCTGCTGGAGATCTTCGACGCCGCCGGCGTGCGCGTCAGCGCGGGTTCGGCCTGTTCGGCGGCCAAGGCCGTGTCCAGCTACGTGCTGGACGCGATGGGCCTGGACCCGGCGCGCAGCGCCTCGGCGCTGCGGATGTCCTTCGGCCCGCTGGTGGAGGACGCCACCATCGACGCCGCCTGCGAGCGCATCATGCGCTGCGGACGCGCGCTGCGCCTGCCCCAGCTTTCCCCGTCGCCGCTGCTGAAGGACCATGAGCAGGGCATGCTGCAGCTCGACGCCGAGGGCCAGACCGGCTGGCTGCTGTTCGACGCCGGCGCGCGCGCCTGCGTCGCGATCGATCCGCCGGCCGCGCTGGCGCCGCGCATCGCCGCCATGCTGGAGGCGGGCGGCTACCGGCTGCGCGCCGCGCTGCATACCGGGACCGACTCCGCTGGCGCGGCCGCGCTGTGCGCCCTGGCGGGCGGCGCGCCGGGCTGGCCCGCCGACTGCCCCGAGCTGAACCTGGGCGCCGGCGTGCTGGCGCGGGTGGAGCTGGGCGGCGCCAGCAATTATCTGTACGTCCCGGCGGCCGGCGACGCGCGCTATGTGTTCGGCGGCGCGCTCGGCCTGGCTGCCGCGCCGCTAGCCGACGCCCTGTTGTGCGGCAGCGAGACCGAGCGCGCCGTGGCGGCGGCCGCTGCGCCGCAGGACGAAACCGGCATGGAACTCGACGCCGGCGCCGCCCTGCGCCTGCTGGAGCAGCATCCGGACGCCATCGTGGTCGACGTGCGCGACCTGCGCGAGCACGGCGCGGGCGAGGCGCGCCTGCACGGCCGCGCCGCGCACAACGTGCCGCTGGCGCGCCTGGCGGAACACGCTCCCCATTTCATCGCCCAGGACGGCCGCCCGCTGCTGTTCGTGTGCCGCAGCGGCGCGCGCAGCCTGCGCGCGGCGCGCACCCTGCGCCGCCTCGGGCACGCCCACACCTGGTGCCTGGCCGGCGGGCTCGCGCTGGCCCACTGA
- a CDS encoding Lrp/AsnC family transcriptional regulator — translation MNSLDKFDCAILAALQADATLSISGLSEKVGLSSTPCWKRVKRLEEEGYIESRVSIVNRNKVGLPVTVFVSVRTPEHDEKWLARFASAVEALPEVLEFHRMSGDVDYLLKVVTTDIAGYDRFYKKLIKTARLTGVSSAFSMEQIKFTTALPLELISHGLPA, via the coding sequence ATGAATTCTCTCGACAAGTTTGATTGCGCGATTCTTGCGGCCCTGCAAGCGGACGCGACCCTCTCCATCTCCGGCCTGAGCGAAAAGGTCGGCCTGTCCAGCACCCCCTGCTGGAAGCGCGTCAAGCGCCTGGAAGAAGAGGGTTATATCGAAAGCCGCGTCAGCATCGTCAACCGCAACAAGGTCGGGCTGCCGGTGACCGTCTTCGTCAGCGTGCGCACGCCCGAGCACGACGAAAAATGGCTGGCGCGCTTCGCCTCCGCGGTCGAGGCCCTGCCCGAAGTGCTGGAATTTCACCGCATGAGCGGCGACGTCGACTACCTGCTCAAGGTGGTCACCACCGACATCGCCGGCTACGACCGCTTCTACAAGAAGCTGATCAAGACCGCGCGCCTAACCGGGGTCTCGTCCGCCTTCTCGATGGAACAAATCAAATTCACCACGGCCCTGCCGCTGGAGCTGATCTCGCACGGCCTGCCCGCGTAA